The following is a genomic window from Bombus fervidus isolate BK054 chromosome 15, iyBomFerv1, whole genome shotgun sequence.
tacaatctaTGCTGGAAACGCGAAAATCATTCGTGACAGTAAATCGAAAACATTGGACGAGTCCATCGTTCTAATTGGGAGGGGAGCGCGGCAGTCCCGTCAAGAATGAACCACAGCAATAATGGCGGGAATATACACACACGCATACATATTTATCGACTTTATGTGGAAAAACATAAGTCAACGTTACCCTGTGAAACAGATTTGTACTCACTGTATcgaattaaatataacattaacGTGTATCAATATGATTAATTTGTTGCAGAATTTTGggcaaaatattaattctttagCCCATCGAGATCAATAGCTTTgttatatctatttttttttaaataaatacatatatttgagATTGGTTCATGATCTCGCAGTCAATGTGATATAAAGcgcagaagaaaaagaagaaatatatttgttgtattgtgcaaaatatataattaccatAGACATAGTTTTTGTCAtggtttatataaaatatatttaattatttaaacatttatgtatatatgtgcattatgtatatataatatatgtttataaaccTTTTTTCAGCAATTCTACGCTTTGCAGATAATAAGGAACATTAAATGGTCTCAAATGCTGCTACGTACAATTATAcaatcaaaaataaaacattcattGTTTTTTAGTATGGTACTTGATTTTTTACAACATAACTTGTGCTTAAAAAAATAGTATCAATTGTTCTTGTACACTGAATAACATATTCTGATTTCAGAGTTAGTTCACtaaagaaattgataaatgCATTTCCCAATACCTGGTTCCAAATGACTTGACTGTTGTGTTTTGTTCCTCTCAATAAGACCTTCTTTTCGTTACTCATCAACGACGCACTTCGTTTCTAAACCATTTGTTTGTTGTTCTACATTCTTTCAGTCTTGTTCCAAGTTATTCCTTAATCATTGAGACCAACTGCGTGTTAATACATTTACTTCCACTAGACAGTTATGGCTTTCTATAAATCTTTCAATTAATAACaacttgataataataaaaacatatttttgtaacaattataaatatttgaaacatatATAACTTTCTAAATCTTTATGAGTTATTGCACTATGTTTCGTTCATTCAGGAACGTTAGTAAACTTCTGCATTTCTTCTTAACTcctattattaatcttaatttttGACTTTGGTATTTGAAATAAAGGTACACAATTTTAAAAAGCGTGTGCTGTTAGAGATCATCTAGTTAGATATTTGCTACTGCtggtattattttcatatatatatcaatgcCCTTTAAGAATATATCTTTGTTCAGATATTCATTGTGATCGTGAAGAagtattttcgttttattcatGGGTGAAAAACCAAtggaaggtattccaacctgaGGTAGAAAGcatacttttaaaaatttgtttatcgttTTACACCATTAAAAGTTGACAGAATATCGTTTACCGTTTTATACCAATAAAAAGTTAATAGAAAGGATATTTACCTGTCTTATATAGCGACTGTCTGTTCCGCCTGGAAAGATTcctatttgcaattttattttaagatcGTCACAAGCTTTTTTAAAAGCGATCCAGAAGGGATTAGAATCGTCTAACTTTGTGTTCTCGATCTTGGGATCTTTTTGTTCGAACGAATACGTAACATCGGCACCAGCTTCCTCACACCATCTTTTGATCATAGCTTCGAACTCGATGTGATCGACAGAAGGCTCAATTCGAATATCAAAAATTGCCGTTAACGAAGTAGGTACTACGTTTGTTTGTACGCCACCCtgaaacaaattatatttttccattattagTACAACACGGAATATTCTATTTCGTTGTTTTTAAacatcaaaatttaaaaaactgaCTCACTGTGTAATATTTTCCTAAACGCGCAGacatgtaatatttaaaacacaaattaattatgcttcttcaaaatataagataaaagcatgaataaataaaattataatgtgaatgataaaatataagcTAAGCAATACATCCCCAAAAACTATATACCTTCAGTTGCGTTAAGTTTATGGTTGTAACATCCCCAAGCTGTACTTTTGGATCTTTcaacttttctttctcctGAGCTCTGTAGTCCATAAAATGATCAATTATAACTCTTATTTTTTCACCAGCTGTATTATCATGTAAAATGGATCCATGACCAGGAGTACCCTTACATTCTACTTCGACATGCCAAATTGCTCTTTCGccataaaacatataaaaatattcttcgggCGAAGCTACACCTTCATCCAGAGAGAAACCAATATTTAACTCTTTGAAGTCCTTGGTACGTACAAAATCTTTCATGCCAAGTTCTCCTCCTATTTCTTCATCAGGTACAAAGGAGATATGGATTGTTCTCTTAAAATGTTGTTTAGTAAGTTTTAAACGGCGAATTGCTTCCAAATATTGAATACCAACACATTTCATGTCCTGGCTACCACGAGCATAAATGTTTCCTTTCTCATCCATATGAGCACTAAAAGGTGGATAGGTCCATTTATCCTGAAAAGTTTTATTtgtcaattatatttattcatttagattttttctttaatattaatttctcagGTCTTAGTATTAGGTATTAGTTCACTGTATCGGCATATGTTTCCTCAAGGTTGATACACTGATGTTTACAACTTTTTCAATACGTTTCTCATACCATATCAATATGTTTTTCATACTATAAGACAGACCGAAGATCACTTTGTGATAATGAAAGGTTTGGTAATGAAAATACTTGTTTACTTATAAAATACTAAACAAAAGTCAATCGCTTTGCAGATCATACGAATGGAATAACAGAATtctgagaaattaaaaattaacacgTTTATGTTATCATACGTACTTCAAATACAGGTACAACATCCATGTGACTATTTAATAGAATAGCTGGTTTTGCTGGTTCTGTTCCTATCCACGTTATGACAACAATTGGTTTATTCGCCTGGACATGATACACTTTAATAGGTAAACTGAGAGATTCTGCTTGTTTTCGAAGGAATGCAACACAGTCATCTGCAAAATGAAAGATTTGAATTagtatcaattaattaatatcatatatctatatttaacACAAAGATATCAAATCATCCTATTATTTATAACTGGAGcaagaatttttgaaattcttttacGTATCGGTTatcttattttgtttataataaacaaaattatcttATCTTTCGTTATGATCGAAATTTCTTACGAAGAGATTTACGAAGATACAAACAGTTAATTACTCTTGACGTAACTgttttgataaattataaaatccaATATTTACAGCGCAATCATCATTCCGACGACTCGTTATTGTCGGTAAACTGAATTAGTTTGAACAgacataaaaaacaaacaatGCAATAcgagaattaaaaagaatttctaattACGTGTAATTTAGGTCAGTCACGAATCGTACTTGCGTAATGATCATATTCAAGCCAAATTCATCCACgctaaatttcaaatttttgtcaGAAAGTAAAACAGAAGTTCGGAGATGATTTTACAAAAGGTCTAGAAGCACACCGTCAATTGGATAAAAAGATACAGAGATAGAAATAACATTCCACACAGGGTGGGGCATACAATGGCTGGATAGCGTCTCCGACGCTTCGAAGTTGGGTTGGTTGGGCTAACTGGCAGGTCTGTTCTGTCCCCATGTGAAAACGTGCGAGCATCGTGAATTAACGTGAAGGATTTAACATGCAAACCTAGAAATTCTGTAGTATAGCAAAAATGCGTAATTTGTTTAACAAGGAAATGACGGAGTCCGTATTCCGGTACACAATATGCGTGCATAATTTTTACATGATCGTACGTGCTTAAAGGTACACGCGTGATGATTGAAAGAGTATTCGCGTTGTTTATCGTGGCAAATAAATCAGGAAAATACAATTAGAGATCGAATATGTAAAATTGCTTACCGTAATTGATGTTCGGTTGGACGGAAGGTATCCGCAAATATTCGCGAAAATTCTCTACAGCTGTTGCGTTCAGCTGAGCTTGCGAGGACGAAGACATTGTACCGTCTGCTGATCGTCGCGTCGGATGCCGCTTAGTCGACTGTCATACCTAGCACTCATAGCAGACGCCTGCCGCTTGTCTCGGCCAATTGCCGTTGATTATCACTAGTGACGTAAACAAAACTCGATCAATCGAAACGCGTGGACAGGAATGGCGGGTTCGCAAGCGTCTCTTTGAAAAACTAGATAAGATTAGAAAACGAAAATACTTTGTTTGATCAATGAATACGTTCTTTCTGTGCGGAAAGTTTTTGCGATAAACCATCCGATAACAGTTGATGTACAATATCGTATATAAGAAATTTAGATACTTGGTACAATTGAATTAGGACATTGATATTTTCACTATATTTGGAATATTACAGTAGAAGAATGTTTCTCTACTATTAATTCTTCACTTCGTGGCGTAAATGGGATCAAATGTTctactaaattaaaattgaatcaaGGAATATACTTGTATCAATCACGTTTCGTATTTATCTCTAATAAATAGCTGACACTTtttaaaatctataaaattttagaatgtGGTTGGAAACACATTTGCATTCCAATTATTCTAACATGTCAACATTGAATAGATATACTTAAAGTCAATTACCAATTTACTAAATCGTATATAGTTAGCTGAAATAAAGTCAGAGACGAAAATTAGATTACAGAGCTTTATTTGATGTATTTCTATGT
Proteins encoded in this region:
- the LOC139995051 gene encoding aminoacylase-1: MSSSSQAQLNATAVENFREYLRIPSVQPNINYDDCVAFLRKQAESLSLPIKVYHVQANKPIVVITWIGTEPAKPAILLNSHMDVVPVFEDKWTYPPFSAHMDEKGNIYARGSQDMKCVGIQYLEAIRRLKLTKQHFKRTIHISFVPDEEIGGELGMKDFVRTKDFKELNIGFSLDEGVASPEEYFYMFYGERAIWHVEVECKGTPGHGSILHDNTAGEKIRVIIDHFMDYRAQEKEKLKDPKVQLGDVTTINLTQLKGGVQTNVVPTSLTAIFDIRIEPSVDHIEFEAMIKRWCEEAGADVTYSFEQKDPKIENTKLDDSNPFWIAFKKACDDLKIKLQIGIFPGGTDSRYIRQVGIPSIGFSPMNKTKILLHDHNEYLNKDIFLKGIDIYMKIIPAVANI